One genomic segment of Cellulophaga sp. HaHaR_3_176 includes these proteins:
- a CDS encoding SMI1/KNR4 family protein, giving the protein MKLKNLTIAPRTGNKSIEYLENILEDKLTDNFKIFMKKYAGLSVIEDFYEDKNGNQWELQTFDGIMSMAQLTKEFKENGWGSKMPFAYDPGGWHYCISYEVESYHKIIVNRWNDHLPEEQFLIIADSFEEFINGLHAKHK; this is encoded by the coding sequence GTGAAATTAAAAAATCTGACAATAGCTCCAAGAACTGGAAATAAAAGTATCGAATATTTAGAGAATATCTTAGAGGATAAATTAACTGATAATTTCAAAATATTTATGAAAAAGTATGCTGGACTTTCAGTAATTGAGGATTTTTATGAAGACAAGAACGGAAATCAATGGGAATTACAAACCTTTGATGGAATAATGTCGATGGCTCAATTAACTAAAGAGTTTAAGGAAAATGGTTGGGGTTCAAAAATGCCTTTTGCATATGACCCCGGAGGTTGGCATTATTGTATAAGTTATGAAGTAGAAAGTTATCATAAAATAATAGTTAATCGTTGGAATGACCATCTACCAGAAGAACAATTCCTGATTATAGCAGATTCATTCGAGGAATTTATAAACGGACTTCACGCAAAACACAAGTAA
- a CDS encoding Crp/Fnr family transcriptional regulator produces the protein MKNLINYIQSRIALTQNDIDLIKKYFVSEQIPAQINLLEPGKVERYIYFLDTGIVKGYQNTDGKIVVQHLVAEQDFFTSLDSFMTETPSLDYYETITESRVLKISKPDFDILQKETTFWAIFIKEVTNEHLSCKLERVKDFQILTAKERYLKFVNQNPKLALNVSIDNIASFLGMEPQSLSRIRKQIVF, from the coding sequence ATGAAAAATCTAATTAATTACATACAATCAAGAATTGCCTTAACTCAAAATGATATTGATTTAATCAAAAAGTATTTCGTTTCTGAACAAATCCCAGCTCAAATTAATCTTTTAGAACCAGGAAAAGTTGAGAGGTATATTTATTTCTTAGATACTGGAATTGTAAAGGGATATCAAAATACTGACGGAAAAATTGTCGTACAGCACCTTGTAGCGGAACAAGATTTTTTTACATCATTAGATAGTTTTATGACAGAAACACCTTCATTAGATTATTATGAAACTATCACAGAGTCTAGAGTTCTAAAAATATCTAAACCTGATTTTGATATTTTACAAAAGGAAACGACATTTTGGGCAATATTTATTAAAGAAGTAACCAACGAACATTTAAGTTGTAAATTAGAACGTGTTAAAGATTTTCAAATTTTAACAGCAAAAGAACGTTATCTAAAATTTGTAAATCAGAATCCAAAATTAGCTTTAAATGTATCTATTGACAATATCGCTTCTTTTTTAGGAATGGAACCTCAATCTTTAAGTCGTATCAGAAAACAAATCGTTTTCTAA
- a CDS encoding NAD-dependent epimerase/dehydratase family protein, with protein MSNEISLVTGGNGHLGNNLIRLLLSDNQKVRTTVRNINNTEPFKGLDCEVVQADITDKESLKKAFQGVTNLYAVAANFSMWAKNPKTEIYDNNMQGTQNVFDIAKECGVKNIVYVSSVASLDFTKLPANVDNGYNKDRRNWYYNSKNDSDKLALELGKKYGIRTVLVLPSAMIGSKAYKLSYSNKLVLQVLNGEIPVDTNVTLNWVDVKDVALGTYNAMTKGKDNERYILSNEKHTTLQETVKIAADLYPELKLKTPKKVSKCLLYSVAGLMEFSSKLTGNEPLLQRHYLDMFYGLKQDYDISKSRRELGYNPKPSKHALENALKYLKTDWKKENGI; from the coding sequence ATGAGCAACGAAATTTCATTAGTAACTGGCGGAAATGGACATTTAGGAAACAACCTAATTAGGCTTTTACTTTCCGATAACCAAAAAGTAAGAACAACTGTAAGAAATATTAATAATACTGAACCGTTTAAAGGGTTAGACTGTGAAGTTGTTCAAGCTGATATTACCGACAAAGAATCCCTAAAAAAAGCTTTTCAAGGAGTTACAAACTTATATGCAGTGGCTGCAAATTTCAGTATGTGGGCCAAAAACCCCAAAACTGAAATTTATGATAATAATATGCAAGGAACTCAAAATGTGTTTGACATTGCTAAAGAATGTGGCGTCAAAAATATCGTTTATGTAAGTTCAGTAGCTAGTTTGGATTTTACAAAATTGCCTGCTAATGTGGACAATGGATATAACAAAGACAGACGAAACTGGTATTATAATTCTAAAAATGATTCTGATAAACTCGCATTAGAATTAGGAAAAAAGTATGGTATTAGAACTGTTCTTGTTTTACCCTCTGCTATGATTGGGTCTAAAGCTTATAAGTTAAGTTATTCTAACAAGCTTGTATTACAAGTTTTAAATGGTGAAATACCCGTAGACACTAATGTAACTTTAAATTGGGTAGACGTAAAAGATGTAGCGTTAGGAACCTATAACGCAATGACAAAAGGTAAAGACAACGAAAGGTATATTTTATCTAACGAAAAACATACTACGTTACAAGAAACGGTAAAAATAGCAGCTGATTTATACCCTGAACTAAAGCTGAAAACACCTAAAAAAGTATCAAAATGTTTATTGTACTCTGTTGCAGGTTTAATGGAATTTAGTAGTAAACTGACAGGTAACGAACCTCTGTTACAGAGACATTACTTGGATATGTTTTATGGCTTAAAACAAGATTATGATATAAGTAAATCAAGACGAGAATTAGGTTATAATCCTAAACCATCAAAACACGCTTTAGAAAATGCTTTAAAATATTTGAAAACCGATTGGAAAAAAGAAAACGGTATATAA
- a CDS encoding ankyrin repeat domain-containing protein: protein MSLNTDLVKATKEGDLKKVSELIESGANLNTTVGDSDKRNLLHHASQKGHPKLIEFLIEKGIDINSLDYRKRTPLYLACYDYKVNSAKTLVSKGAIINLSGEYNPLDMASSNSFYGTEIVELLLENNADVNLICRGTSVTPLMGALHQKKTDALKLLLNAGANTNHIDANGESPLGRISVFEFPEQINLLLDYKAKINFQDRKGNSALHLATERKNKKVIEILIKRGIKVNLKNKNGETAKDIAQKNSPEIFSLICELINVNPKENNQSGIFSKIGKLWR, encoded by the coding sequence ATGAGCTTAAATACAGATTTAGTAAAAGCAACGAAAGAAGGAGATTTAAAAAAAGTGTCTGAATTGATTGAATCTGGTGCGAACTTAAATACAACTGTAGGAGATAGTGATAAACGAAATTTACTTCATCACGCTTCCCAAAAAGGACATCCAAAACTGATTGAATTTCTTATTGAAAAAGGAATTGATATTAATAGTTTAGATTATAGAAAAAGAACGCCATTATATTTAGCTTGCTATGATTACAAAGTTAATTCAGCCAAAACACTTGTTTCAAAAGGAGCTATAATAAATCTAAGTGGCGAATATAATCCACTCGATATGGCAAGTTCTAATTCATTTTACGGAACTGAAATAGTTGAATTATTACTTGAAAACAATGCTGATGTAAATCTTATTTGCAGAGGAACAAGTGTAACACCTTTAATGGGTGCTTTACACCAAAAGAAAACTGATGCCCTTAAATTACTATTAAATGCAGGAGCGAATACAAATCATATTGACGCTAATGGAGAATCACCATTAGGAAGAATTTCAGTTTTTGAATTTCCTGAACAAATAAATTTATTGTTAGATTACAAAGCCAAAATAAACTTTCAAGATAGAAAAGGAAATTCTGCTTTACATTTAGCAACAGAAAGAAAAAACAAAAAAGTAATCGAAATTCTAATTAAAAGAGGAATTAAAGTCAATCTGAAAAATAAGAATGGAGAAACAGCAAAAGATATTGCCCAAAAAAACAGTCCTGAAATATTCTCACTAATTTGCGAATTAATAAATGTTAATCCAAAAGAGAATAATCAAAGTGGAATATTCTCTAAAATCGGAAAATTGTGGAGATAA
- a CDS encoding ankyrin repeat domain-containing protein: protein MAKKRKTLPKTFEALIEAKDIKSLKKMFDTCEVDARGGYGKSTALSTYFIPNELVRWLVEKGADIDAVDIYGCTALHRHASFHSGDISILLELGANVNAKNNNGETPLHYAAGGGFKVDDVKRLIENGAKTEIVNKNGQTPFDYALKRANNINLIELVEVSKVFLKINSEVTQVMKDSIHRLGENFEFHRENFNKESLAETDEALSALYEMFNVIPIKKRIMHDGVSTICVQDSTWEKQYEELWDFLIPSSGSAKTIQGEVVRISGKVRDEIYRNGGGNWNTDFKKMLDAFFSYLSLNNSLNNEDLEKIGFLIKDIRKNGDAETEELNYLCELATKWVLLNPNPIILDKPNYKR, encoded by the coding sequence ATGGCAAAAAAAAGAAAAACTCTTCCAAAAACTTTTGAGGCATTAATTGAAGCAAAAGATATAAAAAGCCTCAAAAAAATGTTTGATACGTGCGAAGTTGATGCAAGAGGTGGTTACGGAAAATCAACAGCTCTGAGTACTTATTTTATTCCCAATGAACTTGTACGCTGGTTAGTGGAAAAAGGAGCAGATATTGATGCTGTTGATATTTATGGATGTACTGCACTTCATAGACACGCAAGTTTTCATAGTGGAGATATAAGCATCCTTTTAGAACTTGGAGCAAATGTAAATGCGAAGAACAACAATGGCGAGACACCACTTCATTATGCCGCTGGAGGTGGTTTTAAAGTAGATGATGTAAAAAGGTTAATTGAAAATGGAGCAAAAACAGAAATTGTAAATAAAAATGGACAAACGCCATTTGATTATGCTCTGAAACGTGCGAATAACATCAACCTTATTGAATTGGTCGAAGTTTCAAAGGTCTTTCTTAAAATAAACAGTGAAGTAACACAAGTTATGAAAGATTCGATTCATCGATTAGGAGAAAATTTTGAATTTCATAGAGAGAATTTTAATAAAGAATCTCTAGCTGAAACAGACGAAGCTCTGAGTGCACTTTATGAAATGTTTAATGTTATCCCCATTAAAAAACGAATTATGCACGATGGTGTTTCTACTATTTGTGTACAAGATAGCACATGGGAAAAACAATATGAGGAATTATGGGATTTTTTAATTCCTTCTAGCGGTAGTGCAAAAACCATACAAGGAGAAGTGGTTCGTATTTCAGGAAAAGTTAGGGATGAAATTTATAGAAATGGTGGCGGAAATTGGAATACAGACTTTAAAAAAATGTTAGATGCCTTTTTTAGCTATCTATCCTTAAATAATTCGCTAAATAATGAAGACCTTGAGAAAATAGGTTTTCTTATAAAAGATATTCGAAAAAACGGAGACGCAGAAACTGAGGAACTTAATTACTTATGTGAATTGGCAACAAAATGGGTGTTACTTAATCCAAACCCAATTATTTTAGATAAGCCAAATTATAAAAGATAG
- a CDS encoding IS110 family transposase, which yields MNKDIKYFGIDISHLVFDVTDSDGKYYQFKNTVTGFNKFVKLLSKESHCVMEATGYYHYQLAYHLLESGVKVSVENPLSVKRFIQMKLSKIKTDKSDSKLICSYAEQVDLKLWQGNSKHQIECLQMTRLLSRLTKQSTMLKNKLHGESVLGNPSKAVVSSIRRILKQVQQEIKTIEDKLLDLVKQVHQDILTRLKSIPGIGDKTAIMLVVLTDGFDRFTRGSELCSYAGLTPIIRQSGSSVNGRARISKIGNQKLRNLLFMCSFNACKYNKACKAIYDRIVAKGNSKKLALIAVCNKLLKQAFAIAKSGLIYNDGYRSVLVRN from the coding sequence ATGAATAAAGATATTAAATATTTTGGGATAGACATTAGTCATTTAGTATTTGATGTTACAGATTCCGATGGTAAATACTATCAGTTTAAAAATACTGTAACTGGTTTTAATAAGTTTGTAAAACTCTTAAGTAAAGAGAGCCATTGTGTAATGGAAGCTACAGGATACTATCATTATCAATTGGCTTATCATTTACTTGAATCAGGAGTAAAAGTATCGGTAGAAAATCCTTTATCAGTAAAGCGTTTTATACAGATGAAGTTATCTAAGATAAAGACCGATAAAAGTGATTCAAAACTGATTTGTTCTTATGCAGAACAGGTAGATTTAAAGTTATGGCAAGGAAATTCTAAACATCAAATAGAATGCCTGCAAATGACAAGGCTACTATCAAGGCTGACAAAACAGAGCACGATGCTTAAAAATAAATTACACGGAGAATCTGTATTGGGTAATCCAAGTAAAGCTGTTGTTAGTTCTATAAGACGTATTTTAAAACAAGTACAGCAAGAAATAAAGACAATAGAAGACAAATTATTAGATTTAGTAAAGCAAGTGCATCAGGATATTTTAACACGTTTAAAAAGTATACCCGGAATAGGAGATAAGACAGCGATTATGTTAGTTGTTTTAACGGATGGATTTGATCGTTTTACAAGAGGAAGTGAGCTATGTAGTTATGCTGGCTTAACGCCGATAATAAGACAGAGTGGAAGCAGTGTAAATGGTCGAGCACGAATAAGTAAAATAGGCAATCAAAAGCTTAGGAATTTACTATTTATGTGCAGTTTTAATGCTTGTAAATACAACAAAGCATGTAAGGCCATTTATGACCGAATAGTAGCCAAAGGAAACAGTAAAAAACTAGCCCTAATTGCAGTATGTAATAAGCTGCTAAAACAAGCTTTTGCCATAGCTAAATCAGGGTTGATATACAATGATGGATATAGAAGTGTACTTGTTAGAAATTAA
- a CDS encoding NAD(P)/FAD-dependent oxidoreductase, whose protein sequence is MLDYVVIGGAQAGLAMAYHLKMMKKKFIVLDGEQEIGASWLNRWDSLKLFTPTQYNHLPGLKFNAAKGHYPTKVEVANYFKLYVKEFAIPIQLNTLVTAVRKTEKGFFITHKDGELEAKNVVIATGPFHTPYTPPCNTKIADNVLQMHSNYYKGVHQLQNGDALVVGGGDSGYQILNEISKDASRTVYFSGDTTVKSIPQHFLGKTIWWWFTLVGFLSYSKYSWIGKKINSSTQPVIGTDVKEILSRKNVISVGRTKDALQNEVIFETKKVSSIKNIVWATGYRPNFKWIEGLELDADSYPKNYRGVSNITGLFFIGLPWMFTRGSATLGGVSKDASYLASVMQDND, encoded by the coding sequence ATGTTAGATTATGTAGTAATTGGTGGTGCACAAGCTGGGTTAGCTATGGCGTACCATTTAAAAATGATGAAAAAAAAGTTTATTGTGCTAGACGGCGAGCAAGAAATTGGCGCTTCTTGGTTAAATAGATGGGATTCTTTAAAATTATTTACACCAACCCAATATAATCACTTACCAGGTTTAAAATTTAATGCGGCCAAAGGCCATTACCCAACCAAAGTAGAGGTTGCCAATTACTTTAAATTATATGTAAAAGAGTTTGCTATACCGATACAGTTAAACACATTGGTTACTGCGGTACGCAAAACAGAAAAAGGTTTTTTTATTACCCATAAAGATGGCGAGTTAGAGGCTAAGAATGTAGTTATTGCCACAGGGCCTTTTCATACACCATATACGCCGCCTTGCAATACAAAAATAGCAGACAACGTATTACAAATGCATAGCAACTACTACAAAGGTGTACATCAATTGCAAAACGGTGACGCTTTAGTTGTCGGTGGTGGAGATTCTGGATACCAAATACTAAACGAGATCTCTAAAGATGCTTCTAGAACAGTTTATTTTTCTGGTGATACTACAGTAAAATCTATACCACAACATTTTTTGGGTAAAACAATTTGGTGGTGGTTTACATTGGTGGGGTTTTTAAGCTACAGCAAGTATAGTTGGATCGGGAAAAAAATAAACTCATCTACCCAACCAGTTATTGGTACAGATGTTAAAGAAATTCTTTCTAGAAAAAATGTAATATCGGTTGGTAGAACAAAAGATGCCTTGCAAAACGAGGTTATTTTTGAAACCAAAAAAGTTTCTAGTATTAAAAACATTGTATGGGCAACAGGCTACAGACCCAATTTTAAGTGGATTGAAGGTTTAGAACTAGATGCAGATAGCTACCCTAAAAATTACAGAGGCGTTAGTAATATTACAGGCTTGTTTTTTATTGGCTTACCTTGGATGTTTACACGTGGTTCTGCTACTTTAGGTGGTGTGTCTAAAGATGCTAGTTACTTGGCAAGTGTTATGCAAGATAATGACTAG
- a CDS encoding DUF3995 domain-containing protein, whose protein sequence is MKLILSVILISIFSGLAIVHFYWASGGQFGFTTTLPANEQGVVILNPTPIDSILVGIGLSLFGLFYFFVLKSYKNKFLIFVKNVGLWVIPTIFTLRALGDFKYVGFFKQIKSTEFANLDTIFYSPLCMLVALIGFSIIKIKNTHN, encoded by the coding sequence ATGAAGTTAATATTATCTGTAATTTTAATTAGTATATTTTCTGGGCTTGCCATAGTTCACTTTTATTGGGCTAGTGGTGGTCAATTTGGGTTTACCACTACGTTACCTGCAAATGAACAAGGAGTTGTAATACTTAACCCAACACCGATTGACAGTATATTAGTCGGCATAGGCTTGTCTTTATTTGGCCTATTCTACTTTTTCGTATTAAAATCATATAAAAATAAATTTCTAATATTTGTTAAAAATGTTGGCCTTTGGGTTATCCCTACAATTTTCACTTTGAGAGCTTTGGGTGATTTTAAATATGTTGGCTTTTTTAAACAGATTAAATCGACTGAATTTGCCAATTTAGATACAATATTTTACTCACCACTATGCATGTTAGTGGCTCTAATTGGATTTAGTATAATAAAAATAAAAAATACTCATAATTAA
- a CDS encoding protein-L-isoaspartate(D-aspartate) O-methyltransferase, producing MKDTLKHKGMRNKLANILADKGIVSTKVLEAIKTIPRHLFLDSSFEDHAYQDKAFPIGAEQTISQPFTVAFQSELLEVEPDHKVLEIGTGSGYQTAVLLHLRAKVYTIERQQELFKKTSRFFTKMGYRPKKTIFGDGYKGLPTEAPFDSIIVTAGAPFVPNPLLAQLKIGGKLVIPVGLDEQIMTLFTRTSEKEFEKKEFGSFRFVPMLEDKN from the coding sequence TTGAAAGATACCCTCAAGCATAAAGGAATGCGTAACAAATTAGCTAATATATTAGCTGATAAAGGCATTGTGAGTACTAAAGTTTTAGAAGCAATTAAAACAATACCTCGGCATTTATTTTTAGATAGTAGTTTTGAGGATCACGCCTATCAAGACAAGGCTTTCCCTATTGGAGCGGAACAAACTATTTCACAGCCATTTACGGTAGCTTTTCAATCGGAACTTTTAGAAGTGGAACCAGATCATAAAGTACTAGAAATAGGCACGGGGAGTGGGTACCAAACCGCTGTTTTATTACATTTAAGAGCAAAGGTATATACTATAGAGAGACAGCAAGAATTGTTTAAAAAAACAAGCAGGTTTTTTACTAAAATGGGATATAGGCCTAAAAAAACTATTTTTGGTGATGGATATAAAGGCTTACCAACTGAAGCGCCTTTTGATAGTATAATTGTTACTGCTGGGGCACCTTTTGTTCCTAATCCTTTATTGGCTCAGTTAAAAATAGGAGGTAAGCTTGTAATACCTGTAGGTCTTGATGAGCAAATAATGACTTTATTTACGCGTACATCTGAAAAAGAATTCGAGAAAAAAGAGTTTGGTTCTTTTAGATTTGTGCCAATGCTAGAAGATAAAAATTAG
- a CDS encoding Gfo/Idh/MocA family protein — MLKVGVLGAGHLGKIHLRLLNQSEKYTLIGFYDPDAINGKKVADEFGYTYFDNINTLIDAVDVVDIVTPTLSHFDCAKKAIEKRKHIFIEKPITNTIEEAEELLFLEKKYNIKGQVGHVERFNPAFAAVKDNIKNPMFIETHRLAEFNPRGTDVPVVLDLMIHDIDAILSVVDSKVKNINASGVSVISNSPDIANARIEFENGCVANLTASRISLKNMRKSRFFQKDAYISVDFLEKKVEVVKMKDAPENPGDFDMILQNAEGVKKQIYFENPEIDNNNAILDELETFADAIENNTTPIVSLEQGTNALRVALQIIASF, encoded by the coding sequence ATGCTGAAGGTTGGAGTTCTTGGTGCTGGGCACCTTGGAAAAATACACTTAAGATTATTAAATCAATCTGAAAAATACACTTTAATTGGGTTTTACGACCCAGATGCTATCAATGGCAAAAAAGTAGCTGATGAGTTTGGTTACACTTATTTTGATAACATCAATACATTGATTGATGCTGTAGATGTAGTAGATATTGTTACTCCTACGCTTTCTCATTTTGATTGTGCTAAGAAAGCTATTGAAAAAAGGAAACATATTTTTATTGAAAAACCTATCACAAATACAATTGAAGAAGCTGAAGAATTGCTTTTTCTAGAAAAAAAATACAATATAAAAGGGCAGGTTGGTCACGTAGAGCGCTTTAACCCTGCTTTTGCAGCTGTAAAAGACAATATAAAAAACCCAATGTTTATTGAAACACATAGGTTGGCTGAGTTTAACCCAAGAGGTACTGATGTGCCTGTGGTGTTAGATTTAATGATACATGATATTGATGCTATTTTAAGTGTTGTTGATTCTAAAGTAAAAAATATAAATGCTAGCGGTGTATCAGTAATTAGTAATTCTCCTGATATTGCAAATGCTAGAATCGAATTTGAAAATGGTTGCGTGGCTAATTTAACAGCTAGTCGAATTTCATTAAAAAACATGCGTAAATCTCGATTTTTTCAGAAAGATGCCTATATATCGGTAGACTTTTTAGAGAAAAAAGTTGAGGTTGTAAAAATGAAAGATGCTCCTGAAAATCCTGGAGATTTTGATATGATTTTGCAAAATGCTGAAGGCGTTAAAAAACAAATCTATTTCGAAAACCCTGAAATTGATAACAACAATGCTATTTTAGATGAGCTAGAAACGTTTGCTGATGCTATTGAAAATAACACGACACCAATTGTTAGCTTAGAACAAGGTACCAATGCGCTACGTGTAGCTTTACAAATTATCGCATCTTTTTAA
- a CDS encoding 3-hydroxyacyl-CoA dehydrogenase family protein, with amino-acid sequence MKNIAVIGAGTMGNGIAHVFAQNGFKVNLIDISPESLEKGIANITTNLDRMIAKEKISEADKTATLNNISTFTSLPEGAKNRDLVVEAATENIDLKLKIFKNLDEICDVKTVLATNTSSISITHIASVTNRPEKVIGMHFMNPVPIMKLVEIIRGYITSDEVTEQIMNLSQQLGKTPTEVNDYPGFVANRILMPMINEAIETLYNGVAGVSEIDTVMKLGMAHPMGPLQLADFIGLDVCLSILNVMHDGFKNPKYAPCPLLVNMVMAKKLGVKSGEGFYDYSESRKAEKVAKSFSK; translated from the coding sequence ATGAAAAACATTGCAGTTATAGGTGCAGGCACAATGGGTAATGGTATTGCTCATGTTTTTGCTCAGAATGGGTTTAAAGTAAATTTAATCGATATTTCACCTGAATCGTTAGAAAAAGGTATAGCTAACATTACTACTAATTTAGATAGAATGATTGCTAAAGAAAAAATATCTGAAGCTGATAAAACTGCTACTTTAAATAATATCAGCACATTTACAAGCCTACCTGAAGGTGCTAAAAATAGAGACCTAGTAGTTGAAGCTGCTACAGAAAATATAGATTTAAAGTTAAAAATTTTCAAAAACCTAGATGAAATTTGTGACGTTAAAACAGTTTTAGCAACCAATACATCTTCTATTTCTATAACGCATATTGCATCGGTAACTAACAGACCAGAAAAAGTAATAGGAATGCATTTTATGAACCCTGTTCCGATTATGAAACTGGTAGAAATCATTAGAGGCTATATCACTTCAGACGAAGTTACTGAGCAAATTATGAATCTTTCACAACAGTTAGGTAAAACACCTACTGAAGTTAATGATTACCCTGGTTTTGTGGCTAACCGCATATTAATGCCAATGATTAACGAAGCTATCGAAACACTTTATAATGGCGTTGCTGGTGTAAGTGAAATTGATACTGTAATGAAATTAGGTATGGCACACCCAATGGGTCCTTTACAATTGGCCGATTTTATTGGTTTAGATGTTTGCCTATCTATTTTAAATGTAATGCACGACGGGTTTAAAAACCCTAAATATGCACCTTGTCCCCTTTTAGTAAATATGGTTATGGCTAAAAAGCTAGGCGTAAAGTCTGGCGAAGGTTTTTATGATTATTCTGAATCAAGAAAAGCTGAAAAGGTTGCGAAAAGTTTTTCTAAATAA
- a CDS encoding YggS family pyridoxal phosphate-dependent enzyme: MSIADNLNKIKATIPDTVTLVAVSKTKPNNYLTEAYNAGQRIFGENKIQEMTQKWEDLPKDIEWHMIGHVQTNKVKYMAEYVYLVHGVDSFKLLKEINKQAKKHDRTIKCLLQIHIAEEDTKFGLDERELFEILNSDTFNSLKNIEITGLMGMATFTDQTDQVRREFKVLKSLFDKTKEKLPNSNTLSMGMSGDYKLAIEEGSTMVRIGSSIFGSR, encoded by the coding sequence ATGTCTATTGCCGACAATCTAAATAAAATAAAAGCTACTATACCTGATACTGTTACTTTAGTTGCTGTTTCTAAAACGAAACCAAATAACTATTTAACAGAAGCTTATAATGCTGGTCAGCGTATTTTTGGTGAAAACAAAATACAGGAAATGACCCAGAAATGGGAAGATTTACCAAAAGATATCGAATGGCATATGATTGGTCATGTGCAAACGAATAAGGTCAAATATATGGCCGAATATGTATATTTAGTTCATGGCGTAGATAGTTTTAAACTGTTAAAAGAGATAAATAAACAAGCTAAAAAACACGACAGAACTATAAAATGTTTACTACAAATACACATTGCTGAAGAAGACACCAAATTTGGACTTGACGAAAGAGAGCTTTTTGAAATTTTAAATTCTGATACATTCAATAGTTTAAAAAATATTGAAATAACAGGACTAATGGGTATGGCTACTTTTACAGACCAAACAGACCAAGTTCGAAGAGAGTTTAAAGTTTTAAAATCGTTATTTGATAAAACAAAAGAAAAATTACCAAATAGCAATACACTATCAATGGGTATGAGCGGCGATTATAAGCTTGCAATCGAAGAAGGTAGTACTATGGTAAGAATTGGGAGTAGTATTTTTGGTAGTAGATAA